From Leptospira congkakensis, one genomic window encodes:
- a CDS encoding methyl-accepting chemotaxis protein produces MSSQVRIPQNTTLSIKTDLIGNIVSVNDDLVQLSEFERSELLGHSIKKIQHSETPESIHRNIHKTLGANEPWNGFLKNQTKSGNYFWANTTITPYYDTEGNTLGYMYVMRATSENQTKEAEEFYLNPKRLQSGFSLNPKKIIYKFKIKTKLLFVFGLMAILMLVLGGNLILIKKKEYEGALNRLKGSEYNLSLAKLMRLTAKHRGFMARFLNGDSSAKEEAVKIENELDIVFLAFVNLNETEGNHFQVYKESNEIHKNWNHLKEINMSLTAKESYLKHVRLIKSMLNVNNTVGESSGLFLDPDKDTYFMIDVSLTKLPYLAEKLGQLRGTGLAHIVKGAKADLSEKKVIQEIIGAVSNHFESISVSMSSVSKFNPDSKTIVKTYEKAEAEFPSLRELIQNRVINEKIPTLKPIEYYDATTNLIDQIFNVNELISKQLSEKFTERANFAKKYAVAILIITSIVLVFFIVLQYLIIQSIMSVIRNSTNIISQIVRGSGELKENLDYGIHDEIGGLLKWMGVFILNITEIVFILRQVSGELSNKSKDAASLVRNYSATTQDQAASTEQTSAATEELAASVENVFLNISTQAEHLKEIEKVTSDFKTAMADVANAMFGMTNLTEEFYKQANDGMLTTKNTADSIHIVNQKAELIDEVVNIINEISERTNLLALNAAIEAARAGDLGRGFAVVAQEIGKLAEQTAHNTRNIQSLTTDTKNAIKTSVGLMMNTEDSFRELLDNISKIQETAKLVSSAQDKQTADTNRIVESVHKINENSLHILNAASQEKIAVEEISKSIETIATGTQVIADNSLVLLETAKDIEVTGEHLQTVVETYKY; encoded by the coding sequence ATGAGTTCTCAGGTTAGAATCCCACAAAACACCACTTTATCCATTAAAACAGACCTAATCGGTAATATTGTCTCCGTTAACGATGATTTGGTTCAATTGAGCGAGTTTGAAAGGAGTGAATTGTTAGGTCATTCTATTAAAAAAATACAACATTCAGAAACTCCTGAATCAATCCATCGAAATATTCATAAAACCCTTGGTGCCAATGAACCTTGGAATGGTTTTTTAAAGAACCAAACAAAATCTGGAAATTATTTTTGGGCCAATACAACCATCACTCCTTATTACGACACCGAAGGAAATACTTTGGGTTATATGTATGTAATGAGAGCAACTTCGGAAAATCAAACTAAAGAAGCCGAAGAATTTTATTTAAATCCAAAGAGGTTACAGTCTGGTTTTAGTTTGAATCCCAAAAAAATTATTTATAAATTTAAAATAAAAACAAAGCTTCTGTTCGTGTTTGGACTGATGGCCATTCTTATGTTGGTTTTAGGAGGTAATTTAATTTTAATCAAAAAAAAGGAATATGAAGGGGCATTGAATCGGCTGAAAGGATCAGAATATAATTTAAGCCTTGCCAAGTTAATGCGTCTCACCGCAAAACATCGAGGATTTATGGCTCGTTTTTTGAATGGAGATTCATCAGCTAAAGAAGAAGCCGTAAAAATTGAAAACGAACTAGATATTGTTTTTTTAGCTTTTGTAAACTTAAATGAAACAGAAGGAAATCATTTCCAAGTTTATAAAGAATCAAATGAAATTCATAAAAACTGGAATCATCTAAAAGAAATCAACATGAGTTTAACAGCAAAGGAAAGTTATCTAAAGCATGTTCGTTTGATTAAGTCGATGTTAAATGTAAATAATACGGTGGGCGAATCATCAGGATTATTTTTAGATCCAGACAAAGATACTTACTTTATGATTGATGTGTCTCTGACAAAACTACCTTATTTAGCAGAAAAACTTGGTCAACTTCGTGGGACAGGCCTGGCACATATCGTAAAAGGAGCAAAAGCAGATCTATCAGAGAAAAAAGTAATTCAAGAAATCATCGGTGCAGTTTCGAATCATTTTGAATCTATTTCTGTAAGTATGAGTTCTGTCAGTAAATTTAATCCAGATAGTAAAACTATAGTTAAAACTTACGAAAAAGCAGAAGCTGAATTTCCTTCCTTACGTGAATTAATTCAAAATAGAGTGATCAATGAAAAAATACCAACATTAAAGCCAATAGAGTATTATGATGCTACAACCAATTTGATTGATCAAATTTTTAACGTAAATGAACTCATCTCAAAGCAACTATCCGAGAAATTTACGGAAAGAGCAAATTTTGCAAAAAAATATGCAGTTGCGATCCTAATTATTACTTCGATAGTTCTTGTTTTTTTTATTGTCCTGCAATATCTAATTATCCAAAGCATAATGTCTGTCATACGAAATAGTACTAATATAATTAGTCAAATTGTAAGAGGTTCAGGGGAACTAAAAGAAAACTTAGATTATGGAATTCATGACGAAATAGGTGGGTTACTAAAGTGGATGGGTGTTTTTATTTTAAATATTACTGAAATCGTTTTTATCCTTAGGCAAGTTTCTGGTGAATTGTCAAATAAATCAAAAGATGCGGCAAGTTTAGTTAGAAATTATTCTGCAACCACCCAGGATCAAGCAGCATCCACAGAACAAACCTCTGCCGCTACAGAAGAGTTAGCAGCGTCAGTAGAAAATGTTTTTTTAAATATCTCTACACAAGCTGAGCACTTAAAGGAAATTGAAAAAGTTACTTCTGATTTTAAAACTGCAATGGCAGATGTTGCAAATGCAATGTTTGGAATGACAAATCTTACAGAAGAATTTTACAAACAGGCCAATGATGGAATGTTAACCACAAAAAACACAGCTGATTCCATTCATATAGTCAACCAAAAGGCGGAACTCATTGATGAAGTTGTCAATATCATTAATGAAATATCGGAACGAACCAACTTACTGGCGCTCAATGCAGCGATTGAAGCGGCAAGGGCAGGGGATCTTGGTAGAGGATTTGCTGTTGTTGCCCAAGAGATAGGAAAACTTGCAGAACAAACTGCTCATAACACAAGGAACATTCAATCCTTAACCACTGATACCAAAAATGCAATCAAAACTAGTGTTGGACTTATGATGAATACGGAAGATAGTTTCAGAGAGTTGCTGGACAATATCTCAAAAATTCAAGAAACCGCAAAACTCGTTAGTTCTGCTCAAGACAAACAAACTGCCGATACCAATCGTATTGTAGAATCAGTTCATAAAATTAATGAAAATTCCCTTCATATTCTAAATGCAGCTTCGCAGGAAAAAATAGCGGTTGAGGAAATTTCTAAATCGATAGAAACCATCGCTACCGGAACACAGGTGATTGCTGATAATTCTTTGGTTCTTTTGGAGACAGCCAAAGACATTGAAGTTACGGGAGAACATTTACAAACAGTTGTGGAAACTTATAAATATTAG
- a CDS encoding FAD-binding dehydrogenase, producing the protein MTTKRNDVIIIGAGIAGLVAAYECLNQGKSVLILERNTEEHLGGLAKLSFGGMALIGTPLQKRLGIKDTPEIALDDWHSFADFGAQDVFPKKWAEQYVHESLGQVYHWLGSLGLHFFPVVNWVERGQYKRGNSVPRYHVLWGTGYRLVERFVELLKKHKHSAKLNYRFEHKVTDLIKENGKIVGCVAEQEKTGNQDLTFYADHVMVATGGITGCLNKVREHWHKPWGEAPKEMLNGSHPFADGLVHDAVERHGGNLTHLDKMWNYAAGIPNPKPEFDGHGLSLIPCKSALWLDHSGRRIGPEPMMTGFDTNELCRRISSLEKPYTWQLLNWRIAAKELAVSGSEHNPMIRDRKLVSFLREVLLGNHRLVRQLQKESDHFLVANNLRELAEKMNHLNGDHSIDYEVLKHEVTQFDDVIRRGKGLWNDDQLRRIQHARSWRSDRVRTCAPKPILDPSAGPLIAIKLRLITRKSLGGIQTDLESRVLDPLGSPIPGLYAIGEAAGFGGGGASGFKSLEGTFLSGCILTARAAAKSANNGVSYSEQKKQGSLVR; encoded by the coding sequence GTGACCACAAAAAGAAATGATGTCATTATAATCGGAGCAGGTATCGCAGGTTTGGTGGCGGCATACGAATGTCTAAACCAAGGAAAATCTGTTTTAATTTTAGAAAGAAATACCGAGGAACATTTGGGTGGTCTCGCCAAATTATCATTTGGTGGAATGGCCCTCATTGGTACCCCGTTACAAAAACGTTTAGGTATCAAAGATACTCCCGAGATTGCTTTGGATGATTGGCATTCCTTTGCTGACTTTGGGGCACAGGATGTTTTTCCAAAGAAATGGGCCGAACAATATGTTCACGAAAGTCTTGGGCAAGTCTATCATTGGCTTGGGAGTTTGGGTTTACATTTTTTCCCAGTGGTCAATTGGGTAGAAAGAGGACAATACAAAAGAGGAAATTCCGTTCCTCGTTACCATGTTCTTTGGGGTACAGGATACCGTTTGGTAGAACGTTTCGTTGAATTATTAAAAAAACACAAACATAGTGCAAAACTAAATTATCGATTCGAACATAAAGTCACCGATTTAATCAAAGAAAATGGAAAGATCGTTGGTTGCGTCGCCGAACAAGAAAAAACGGGGAATCAAGATCTGACTTTTTATGCTGATCATGTTATGGTAGCAACAGGAGGTATCACTGGTTGTTTAAATAAGGTGCGGGAACATTGGCACAAACCTTGGGGAGAGGCACCAAAGGAAATGCTGAATGGTTCCCATCCTTTTGCAGACGGTTTAGTGCATGATGCTGTGGAGAGACATGGCGGAAACCTCACCCATTTGGACAAAATGTGGAACTATGCTGCAGGAATTCCCAATCCTAAACCAGAATTTGACGGACATGGACTCAGCCTAATCCCTTGTAAGTCCGCCTTGTGGCTTGACCATTCGGGGAGACGGATTGGGCCCGAGCCAATGATGACCGGTTTTGATACCAATGAACTTTGCCGTAGGATCTCTAGTTTAGAAAAACCTTATACTTGGCAACTTTTGAATTGGAGAATTGCAGCAAAAGAACTTGCTGTTTCCGGTTCCGAACACAATCCCATGATCCGAGACCGAAAACTCGTTTCTTTTCTAAGAGAGGTTTTACTCGGTAACCATCGCCTAGTCCGACAGTTACAAAAAGAAAGTGATCATTTTCTCGTAGCAAACAACTTACGCGAATTAGCTGAGAAAATGAATCACTTAAATGGTGATCATTCGATTGATTACGAAGTATTAAAACACGAAGTCACTCAGTTTGATGATGTGATTCGGCGTGGCAAAGGGCTTTGGAACGACGACCAGTTGAGAAGAATTCAACATGCTAGGTCATGGAGATCGGATCGCGTGAGAACCTGTGCCCCAAAACCCATTTTGGATCCCAGTGCAGGCCCACTCATTGCTATCAAACTAAGACTCATTACTCGTAAAAGTCTGGGAGGAATTCAAACCGATTTAGAAAGTCGCGTATTAGATCCGTTAGGTTCCCCTATCCCTGGACTTTATGCCATTGGTGAAGCCGCAGGATTTGGTGGCGGTGGTGCTAGCGGATTTAAATCTTTGGAAGGGACATTTTTATCCGGTTGTATCTTAACAGCAAGAGCAGCGGCAAAATCGGCGAACAATGGTGTTTCCTATAGTGAACAGAAAAAACAAGGGAGTCTAGTTAGATGA
- a CDS encoding tRNA dihydrouridine synthase has protein sequence MRILLAPMEGLLDYRLRDTLTRVGGFDECVSEFIRVNDTLLPSHRFYRYVPELYEDCKTKAGVPVKVQLLGSDPICMAENASKVASLGAYGIDINFGCPAPTVNRNRGGAALLKEPDLMFAIVNAIRRAVPKEIPVTAKMRLGYDSAEPALVCAKALEDGGAEEIVVHARTKTDGYKPPAYWDWITKIRSTVKVPVVANGEIWNVEDAKRCLEVSGCTDIMIGRGVVANPALALMIQGERNQSLTWEEMKEILFQYWQSLEADMEAKSRAGRIKQWLHYLSRQYPEAEKDFETVKRFTNLDAFTKYLHSPVTAG, from the coding sequence TTGCGTATCTTACTTGCACCTATGGAAGGACTTCTCGATTACCGCTTACGCGATACACTAACACGCGTAGGTGGGTTTGATGAATGTGTCAGCGAATTCATTCGAGTAAACGATACCCTTCTCCCCTCTCACCGGTTTTACCGTTATGTTCCCGAGTTGTATGAAGATTGCAAAACTAAAGCAGGGGTTCCTGTGAAAGTACAACTTTTGGGTTCGGATCCCATTTGTATGGCAGAAAACGCAAGTAAGGTGGCGTCTCTTGGTGCCTATGGAATCGATATTAATTTTGGATGTCCTGCCCCTACTGTGAACAGAAACCGAGGAGGTGCCGCTCTCCTCAAAGAACCCGATCTAATGTTTGCGATTGTAAATGCGATTCGTAGGGCAGTGCCTAAAGAAATTCCCGTGACTGCTAAGATGCGACTGGGATATGATTCCGCCGAACCAGCGCTTGTTTGTGCAAAGGCTTTAGAAGACGGAGGAGCCGAAGAAATTGTAGTCCATGCAAGAACCAAAACAGACGGATACAAACCTCCTGCCTATTGGGATTGGATTACAAAAATTCGTTCTACAGTCAAAGTTCCCGTAGTTGCTAACGGAGAAATCTGGAATGTGGAAGATGCCAAAAGGTGTCTTGAAGTTTCTGGTTGCACAGACATTATGATTGGAAGAGGAGTTGTTGCCAACCCCGCACTTGCCTTGATGATTCAAGGAGAGAGAAACCAAAGCCTTACTTGGGAAGAAATGAAAGAAATTTTATTTCAGTATTGGCAAAGTTTAGAAGCCGATATGGAAGCAAAAAGTCGAGCCGGAAGAATCAAACAGTGGTTACACTATTTATCTCGTCAATATCCAGAAGCCGAAAAGGATTTTGAAACCGTTAAACGATTCACAAACCTGGATGCTTTTACAAAGTATCTGCACTCTCCCGTGACTGCGGGATAG
- a CDS encoding crotonase/enoyl-CoA hydratase family protein — MDHSQLVTTEKRENLFLICFNRPEERNAVNMEMIQQLSHAFTEYENDPTSRCAVLYANGKHFTFGLQLEEVSKALLEQGRLQFPKGSVDPFGVGFSDRKRTKPLVTAVHGFCLTLGIELMLASDIVIAAEKTRFAQMEVQRGILPFGGATIRFIKTAGWGNSMRYLLTGDDFGTEEAFRMGLVQEVVPKKELLDRALLLASKISKQAPLAVRAVIANAKKSLEEGENQAIEELSPLAIALLQTEDGKEGVKSFLERREPIYLGR; from the coding sequence ATGGATCATTCTCAATTGGTAACAACCGAAAAAAGAGAAAACTTATTTCTCATTTGTTTCAATCGCCCGGAAGAACGAAATGCAGTAAATATGGAAATGATTCAGCAACTGAGTCATGCATTCACAGAATATGAAAATGATCCAACTTCCAGGTGCGCTGTTTTGTATGCGAATGGTAAACATTTTACCTTTGGTCTCCAGCTCGAAGAAGTGAGTAAGGCTTTATTGGAACAGGGTAGGTTACAATTTCCAAAAGGATCCGTTGATCCTTTCGGTGTTGGTTTTTCCGATAGAAAACGAACCAAACCTTTGGTAACGGCAGTGCATGGATTTTGTCTCACCTTAGGCATTGAACTTATGTTAGCATCCGATATTGTGATTGCTGCCGAGAAAACTAGATTTGCACAAATGGAAGTGCAAAGAGGAATCCTCCCTTTTGGAGGAGCAACCATTCGATTTATTAAGACTGCAGGTTGGGGTAATTCTATGCGTTATCTCCTGACAGGAGATGACTTTGGAACGGAAGAAGCTTTTCGGATGGGTCTTGTCCAAGAGGTAGTTCCTAAAAAAGAACTATTAGATCGTGCATTGTTGTTGGCCTCAAAAATATCCAAACAAGCTCCTTTAGCAGTAAGAGCGGTGATTGCGAATGCAAAAAAATCTTTGGAAGAAGGCGAAAACCAGGCAATCGAAGAACTCAGTCCTCTCGCAATTGCACTATTACAAACCGAAGATGGGAAAGAAGGCGTGAAGTCCTTTTTAGAGAGACGTGAGCCAATTTATTTAGGTAGATAG
- a CDS encoding 3-hydroxyacyl-CoA dehydrogenase NAD-binding domain-containing protein, translated as MREIKTVTILGANGAMGSGSAGVIAAFGGAKVHMLARDVEKAKQGIEAAVASVKTDTIRARMIPGSYDADLEKAVAESDWVFELVAESYEVKEPINTRIAKARRPGTIVSTVSSGLSIGRLAKAYDEDGQKHYYGTHFFNPPYKMILCELVTHSGNDKKVTQALGEYLDKVLGRAVVYTNDTPAFAGNRIGFQLMNEVAHFAEKYADKGGIALMDEIMSGYTGRAMGPLATADFVGLDVHKAIVDNIYDNTKDEAHETFKLPGYFQKLIDAGKLGMKSGGGLTKVVKHADGKREKFVYNIKTGEYDPYPKFDIPFIKEARQKIKDSDYKGAMEVVKKASGFEAEIARYFISRYISYSLSLVGEVVDTKENTDGAMGFGFNWVPASAFVDFLGGPKETIKMMEESKIPVPKLLKDAKEGKKFYELGDKLDARSLFKG; from the coding sequence ATGAGAGAAATCAAAACTGTCACGATTTTAGGTGCCAACGGAGCCATGGGTTCTGGAAGTGCGGGCGTCATTGCTGCCTTCGGTGGTGCTAAAGTCCATATGCTCGCTAGAGATGTTGAAAAAGCAAAACAGGGTATCGAAGCCGCTGTCGCATCCGTAAAAACGGATACAATCCGCGCAAGAATGATCCCTGGTTCCTACGATGCGGATCTGGAAAAAGCTGTCGCAGAGTCAGATTGGGTTTTTGAACTCGTGGCGGAAAGTTACGAAGTTAAAGAACCGATCAACACTCGTATTGCAAAGGCTCGTCGTCCCGGAACCATCGTTTCCACTGTGTCTTCTGGACTTTCCATCGGTCGTTTGGCAAAAGCTTACGATGAAGATGGTCAAAAACACTATTACGGAACGCATTTTTTTAACCCTCCTTATAAAATGATCCTTTGTGAACTCGTAACTCACTCAGGAAATGATAAAAAAGTCACACAAGCGTTAGGTGAATATCTAGACAAAGTTCTAGGTCGTGCCGTTGTTTATACAAATGACACTCCTGCATTTGCTGGAAACCGCATCGGATTTCAGTTGATGAACGAAGTGGCTCACTTTGCAGAGAAGTATGCTGACAAAGGTGGAATTGCACTTATGGACGAAATCATGTCTGGTTACACAGGTCGTGCCATGGGCCCACTCGCCACAGCTGACTTCGTCGGACTTGATGTTCACAAAGCCATCGTAGACAATATCTACGACAACACAAAAGACGAAGCACACGAAACATTCAAACTTCCAGGTTACTTCCAAAAGTTAATCGATGCTGGTAAACTCGGTATGAAGTCTGGTGGTGGTCTCACTAAAGTTGTGAAACACGCTGACGGAAAACGTGAGAAGTTTGTTTACAATATCAAAACTGGTGAATACGATCCGTACCCAAAATTTGATATTCCTTTTATCAAAGAAGCTCGCCAAAAAATCAAAGACTCTGATTACAAAGGTGCAATGGAAGTAGTAAAAAAAGCTAGTGGCTTCGAAGCAGAAATCGCTCGTTACTTCATTTCACGTTACATCAGTTACTCACTCTCTCTCGTAGGAGAAGTGGTTGATACAAAAGAAAACACAGACGGCGCTATGGGTTTCGGTTTTAACTGGGTTCCTGCTTCTGCTTTCGTTGATTTCCTTGGTGGACCAAAAGAAACAATTAAGATGATGGAAGAGTCTAAAATACCAGTTCCAAAACTTTTAAAAGATGCAAAAGAAGGCAAAAAGTTCTACGAACTTGGCGACAAACTGGATGCAAGATCCCTATTCAAAGGTTAA
- a CDS encoding thiamine pyrophosphate-binding protein — MNKTGAWLVRYALEQIGVRYTFGIPGVHNTEIYDELNSSDSITPMLVTHEGCGAFMADAISRTSNSIGTILIVPAAGVTHAASGIGEAFLDGVPMLVIAGGVRSDSQFQYQLHDMDQHTLLKPITKKTFKVESQEDVVETLYEAYQIAVSGEPGPVFVEIPVNIQLYTGSVENLPTYKEYCKAQIVTPPPFPFASLDEAVELLIQAKAPGLFLGWGAVDATTSTLEIAELLGAPVATTLQGLSAFPGNHPLHCGMSFGAAAVPAATKAFSDCDCLLAVGTRFAEIATASFGVTVPKNLIHIDINPNVLNANYPAKVGITGDAKLILPELLKRLKLKLEENKQNREERTEKLKANILKNKQAYTEEWFQHDSQDRVNPARFFSILRTTLPDDGFVVVDDGNHTFLTAELMPIHKPRHMISPTDFNCMGYAVPATIATKLANPDKAVVGIIGDGAFLMTCMEIITASRNQIGAIFTVFNDGELSQIAQAQQVPYNRKTCTVLGTTRFEGIALATGAEYLKIETNEEIQEKLETAWNLTKLGHPVILDVHIDYSKKTRFTQGIVGTNLKRLPFAAKIRMISRALVRKVTG; from the coding sequence ATGAATAAAACAGGTGCATGGTTAGTTAGATATGCGTTAGAACAAATTGGGGTTCGTTATACTTTTGGAATCCCTGGAGTTCATAATACAGAAATTTATGATGAATTGAATAGTTCTGATTCGATTACACCAATGTTAGTTACTCATGAAGGTTGTGGTGCCTTTATGGCCGATGCCATCAGTCGCACAAGCAATTCGATCGGAACGATACTCATCGTGCCCGCAGCTGGTGTGACTCATGCGGCAAGTGGAATCGGAGAGGCTTTTTTAGATGGAGTTCCTATGTTAGTCATCGCTGGTGGAGTCCGAAGTGATTCCCAGTTCCAATACCAATTGCATGATATGGACCAACATACCTTACTCAAACCCATTACTAAAAAAACATTCAAAGTTGAGTCGCAAGAAGATGTAGTGGAGACTCTCTATGAAGCATATCAAATTGCTGTTAGTGGAGAACCAGGTCCGGTATTTGTAGAAATTCCAGTCAATATTCAACTTTACACAGGTTCTGTAGAAAACCTTCCCACTTACAAAGAGTATTGTAAGGCACAGATAGTAACACCTCCACCTTTTCCTTTTGCAAGTCTAGACGAGGCTGTGGAACTATTAATTCAGGCTAAGGCCCCTGGTTTGTTTTTGGGATGGGGGGCCGTTGACGCGACCACCTCCACTCTGGAAATTGCTGAATTGTTAGGTGCACCCGTAGCAACCACCTTACAGGGTTTAAGTGCATTTCCCGGGAACCATCCATTGCATTGTGGAATGAGTTTTGGTGCCGCAGCAGTTCCTGCCGCAACAAAAGCTTTTTCTGATTGTGATTGTTTGCTCGCAGTGGGTACTCGTTTTGCAGAAATTGCAACTGCCAGTTTTGGAGTGACTGTCCCAAAAAATCTAATTCATATTGATATCAATCCAAATGTGTTAAACGCCAATTATCCAGCCAAAGTAGGCATTACTGGTGATGCCAAATTGATACTACCAGAATTGCTAAAAAGACTCAAACTTAAATTAGAAGAAAATAAACAAAATAGAGAAGAACGAACTGAAAAACTCAAAGCGAATATTCTAAAAAATAAACAAGCTTATACAGAAGAGTGGTTCCAACATGATAGTCAGGACAGAGTCAATCCTGCGAGGTTTTTCAGTATTTTACGAACAACCTTACCCGATGATGGGTTTGTTGTTGTTGATGATGGAAACCATACATTTCTGACAGCAGAACTTATGCCGATTCATAAACCAAGGCATATGATTTCACCAACTGATTTTAATTGTATGGGTTATGCGGTGCCGGCAACGATCGCAACCAAACTGGCAAATCCTGATAAAGCTGTTGTGGGTATCATTGGTGACGGGGCATTTCTTATGACTTGTATGGAAATCATCACTGCCAGTAGAAACCAGATTGGAGCCATTTTTACTGTCTTCAATGATGGAGAGTTATCACAAATTGCACAGGCCCAACAAGTTCCTTACAATCGTAAAACTTGTACGGTTCTTGGAACCACACGTTTTGAAGGCATAGCTCTGGCAACGGGTGCCGAATACCTAAAGATTGAAACCAATGAGGAGATCCAAGAAAAGTTAGAAACTGCCTGGAATCTGACGAAACTAGGACATCCAGTGATTTTGGATGTTCATATTGATTATAGTAAAAAAACGCGGTTCACTCAAGGGATTGTCGGGACAAATCTCAAACGATTGCCATTTGCTGCAAAAATACGAATGATCAGCCGTGCACTGGTGAGAAAAGTGACCGGATAG
- a CDS encoding DUF2721 domain-containing protein, whose protein sequence is MFESFSNSEILSGMITPAVLVSACASLIFSTANRLGRIFDRVNLLKSEVELLLEGKRGFQKERMVYLRQQLSVQKKRAVLIQRSMAFLYLATSLFVISSLTLAITLAFAKDYAYIPTVAAITGGICLFLASALLFYESRYNLTFINRQIEFTEFLEREVQEK, encoded by the coding sequence ATGTTCGAATCATTTTCCAACTCTGAAATCCTTTCCGGTATGATCACCCCAGCAGTCCTTGTTTCCGCCTGCGCTAGTTTGATATTTTCCACAGCCAACAGGCTTGGACGTATTTTTGATCGCGTGAATCTTTTAAAATCAGAAGTGGAATTACTACTCGAAGGCAAAAGAGGATTTCAAAAAGAGCGAATGGTCTACCTCCGCCAACAACTTTCTGTCCAAAAAAAACGTGCAGTCCTCATCCAACGTTCCATGGCTTTTTTGTATTTGGCAACTTCCCTCTTTGTGATTTCAAGTCTGACACTTGCCATCACTCTTGCTTTTGCCAAAGACTATGCCTATATCCCTACTGTTGCAGCAATCACCGGTGGGATTTGTCTATTTTTGGCCAGTGCTCTTCTTTTTTATGAAAGTAGATACAATCTAACATTTATTAATCGACAGATTGAATTTACGGAATTTTTAGAAAGAGAAGTGCAAGAGAAATAA